The Mycolicibacterium lutetiense genome window below encodes:
- a CDS encoding M64 family metallopeptidase, translated as MADSVTVLQDVGTGLFSFKRTLAILGDGFAAGADQTIYDNYVRDVVMKQVFGAASYYNEDAAAWNIRRVNLESNDSGASERTWNDAGTPTDISDDTSTDTIHDTALNIIANGAWWHNWFEDGTDTGTRINNAINTWAPGADFTLIIVNSTKPGGLRTGSTLKVTLNQGWSTVAHEFGHGFGNLADEYSANGKGAFTGSDPGRVNVTLETKRSKVKWKNYVNPATPVPTGVGAAAGWTVGTKPAGWDDASDAGLFEGGHTFETGIYRPVINCRMNSNVPDFCPVCYTELKKRYRLAADHDFRKAIPGRFTSVVGSEFIVPENRALTVYRADGNQWEHKKTTAAAVPGIWAIRPGDTYLAADFDGDGRDELVVFNSTDWVFPYLALLKVNTDGTMRVLARYDGDIPGWGGFARHDRLIAGDFNGDGKTDLLIYNFDDWSMPYVATLMSTGSGFTQSRRYDGDIPGWGGLARHDQIFVGDFGGTDHDDLLIWNSRDWSSEYLGLFRMRRGTFSCIRLWEDDLPGWGGFAKHDRFIVGDFNGDGKDDLYLFNGSDWANPYLAMFRSTGSDFTRSRMFDGDVPGWGGMRQGDQFLAADLTGSGKVGLFAWNMVDWSHTYAGRMISSGANLSADFREDWIGEWHLSSSDVFNRVPTYERFRPPIGEVRRILPGPIILRGPDRVLVHNRDWLGTFRGVQPLRLNCIYNKWVHNYRYGRNW; from the coding sequence ATGGCTGACAGTGTGACCGTCCTGCAGGACGTGGGGACCGGGTTGTTCAGTTTCAAGAGGACGCTGGCGATTCTCGGCGACGGATTCGCGGCGGGCGCCGATCAGACGATCTACGACAACTACGTCCGCGACGTGGTGATGAAGCAGGTCTTCGGGGCCGCCAGCTACTACAACGAGGACGCCGCCGCGTGGAACATCCGGCGCGTCAACCTCGAATCGAATGACTCCGGTGCGAGCGAGCGCACGTGGAACGACGCGGGAACGCCGACCGACATCTCCGATGACACGTCCACCGACACCATCCACGACACCGCGCTGAACATCATCGCCAACGGCGCGTGGTGGCACAACTGGTTCGAGGACGGGACCGACACCGGCACCCGGATCAACAACGCGATCAACACGTGGGCCCCGGGGGCGGATTTCACCCTGATCATCGTCAACTCGACAAAGCCGGGCGGGCTGCGCACCGGCTCCACCCTCAAGGTCACGCTCAACCAGGGTTGGTCGACCGTCGCCCACGAATTCGGGCACGGCTTCGGCAATCTGGCCGACGAGTACAGCGCCAACGGGAAAGGCGCCTTCACCGGCTCCGATCCGGGGCGGGTGAACGTCACTCTCGAAACGAAGCGTTCCAAGGTGAAATGGAAGAACTACGTCAATCCCGCGACGCCGGTACCCACGGGTGTCGGTGCGGCTGCCGGCTGGACCGTCGGCACCAAGCCGGCCGGCTGGGACGACGCCTCCGACGCCGGGTTGTTCGAGGGCGGCCACACCTTCGAGACCGGGATCTACCGTCCGGTCATCAACTGCCGGATGAACAGCAACGTCCCGGACTTCTGCCCGGTCTGCTACACGGAACTCAAGAAGCGCTATCGCCTCGCCGCCGACCACGATTTCCGCAAGGCCATCCCGGGGCGCTTCACCTCCGTCGTCGGTTCGGAATTCATCGTCCCCGAGAACCGCGCATTGACGGTGTACCGAGCCGACGGCAACCAGTGGGAACACAAGAAGACCACCGCCGCCGCGGTCCCCGGCATCTGGGCCATCCGCCCCGGCGATACCTACCTGGCAGCGGACTTCGACGGCGACGGCCGCGACGAACTCGTCGTATTCAACTCCACCGACTGGGTTTTCCCGTACCTGGCACTGCTCAAGGTGAATACCGACGGCACGATGCGTGTGCTGGCCCGCTACGACGGGGACATCCCCGGCTGGGGCGGGTTTGCGCGTCACGATCGGCTGATCGCCGGTGACTTCAACGGCGACGGCAAGACCGACCTGTTGATCTACAACTTCGACGACTGGTCGATGCCCTATGTGGCGACGTTGATGTCGACCGGTTCCGGATTCACCCAGAGCCGCCGCTACGACGGCGACATCCCCGGCTGGGGCGGGCTGGCCCGCCACGACCAGATCTTCGTCGGCGATTTCGGCGGTACCGACCACGACGACCTACTGATCTGGAATTCGCGGGACTGGAGCAGCGAGTACCTCGGCCTGTTCCGGATGAGACGCGGAACGTTCAGCTGTATCCGGTTGTGGGAGGACGACCTTCCGGGCTGGGGCGGGTTCGCCAAACACGACAGGTTCATCGTCGGCGACTTCAACGGCGACGGAAAAGACGATCTCTACCTATTCAACGGCAGCGACTGGGCGAACCCGTATTTGGCGATGTTCCGTTCCACGGGAAGCGATTTCACCCGTAGCAGAATGTTCGACGGCGATGTCCCCGGCTGGGGCGGAATGCGTCAGGGTGACCAGTTCCTGGCCGCCGATCTCACCGGCAGCGGAAAGGTCGGCCTGTTCGCCTGGAACATGGTCGACTGGTCGCACACCTACGCCGGGCGGATGATCTCCAGCGGCGCCAACCTGTCGGCCGACTTCCGTGAGGACTGGATCGGCGAGTGGCATCTGAGTTCATCGGACGTGTTCAACCGTGTACCCACCTATGAGCGGTTCCGTCCGCCGATCGGTGAAGTGCGCCGAATACTGCCCGGGCCGATTATCTTGCGCGGTCCAGACCGCGTGCTGGTGCACAACCGTGACTGGCTGGGCACGTTCCGCGGCGTCCAACCGCTGCGGCTGAACTGCATTTACAACAAATGGGTGCACAACTACCGGTACGGCAGAAACTGGTAA
- a CDS encoding zinc-binding dehydrogenase, translating to MTEALPKTALELRSLVTPDGTLELSLHEVEVPAPGPDEVVVRVEASPVNPSDLGLLIPSAADMSAATISGTPDRPVVTAPLASGALAGLSVRVGASLPVGNEGAGTVVAAGESASAQALLGKTVGIAGGAMYAQYRVVNAAACLVLPDGASAKDGASSFVNPLTALGMLETMRREGHSALVHTAAASNLGQMLVKASLADGVPLVNIVRKVEQEDILRGLGAVHVCNSASPSFEGDLVEALKATSATLAFDATGGGTLASQILNAMEQAANATAAQYSRYGSAVHKQVYIYGSLDTGPTVLTRNFGMAWGVGGWLLTPFLAGAGAETIGRLRARVAAELTTTFASNYTQEVSLAGLLKPEAFNSYLKKATGEKYLVTPQTVL from the coding sequence ATGACCGAGGCACTGCCCAAGACTGCGCTGGAATTGCGGTCGTTGGTGACACCGGACGGCACGCTCGAGTTGTCGCTGCACGAGGTCGAGGTGCCCGCGCCGGGCCCCGACGAAGTGGTGGTCCGGGTCGAAGCGTCACCGGTCAACCCGTCGGACCTGGGCCTGCTGATTCCCAGTGCCGCCGACATGTCGGCGGCGACGATATCGGGCACCCCGGACCGTCCCGTGGTCACCGCACCGCTGGCGTCGGGGGCGCTAGCAGGTCTGTCGGTGCGCGTCGGCGCTTCGCTTCCAGTGGGCAACGAAGGTGCGGGCACCGTGGTGGCGGCGGGGGAGTCGGCATCGGCACAAGCCCTGCTCGGCAAGACTGTCGGGATCGCCGGCGGCGCCATGTACGCGCAGTACCGCGTGGTCAACGCCGCGGCGTGCCTGGTCCTGCCCGACGGTGCCTCAGCCAAGGACGGGGCCTCGTCGTTCGTCAACCCCCTCACCGCGCTGGGGATGCTGGAAACCATGCGCCGCGAAGGACATTCGGCCCTGGTGCACACCGCCGCGGCATCGAACCTCGGCCAGATGCTCGTCAAGGCGTCCCTGGCCGATGGGGTGCCGCTGGTCAACATCGTCCGCAAGGTCGAACAGGAGGACATCCTGCGCGGCCTGGGCGCGGTCCATGTGTGCAACTCGGCATCCCCGTCATTCGAGGGCGATCTTGTCGAGGCTCTCAAGGCGACCTCGGCGACACTGGCGTTCGACGCCACCGGTGGCGGCACGCTGGCGAGCCAGATCCTCAACGCCATGGAGCAGGCGGCCAACGCGACCGCCGCGCAGTACTCCCGATACGGGTCGGCCGTGCACAAGCAGGTCTACATCTACGGCAGCCTCGACACCGGCCCGACCGTCCTGACCAGAAACTTCGGGATGGCCTGGGGAGTGGGCGGCTGGCTGCTCACCCCGTTTCTCGCCGGCGCCGGGGCAGAGACCATCGGCAGGCTTCGCGCCCGGGTGGCTGCCGAACTCACCACGACGTTCGCAAGCAACTACACCCAGGAGGTCTCGCTCGCCGGGCTGCTCAAGCCCGAGGCGTTCAACAGCTACCTCAAGAAAGCGACCGGCGAGAAATATCTGGTGACGCCTCAGACGGTCCTGTAA
- a CDS encoding phosphate signaling complex PhoU family protein: MASTGNAVRVTGPQERNDVPHASREAHLRILVTSIDTQHRSVKANVTGRRQPLHLRGPNTYESLMTRAPIYTAPALIVGKMRDGFHRQLDLLTADIAMLCHSAGIAMSHATEALLCAQISAVEEAVGDHQRISAKAAEVETIAYRLLALESPVASDLRAVVTSLQHAGDADRMGALALHVAEAARRRHPQRAVPQDISIVFADMAAIAVQIGSAARDIVLSGDPVRANQLRRDDDRIDSLHRNLFGKVMDPQWRHGIAAAIDVTLLSRYYERFADHAVDIGVRAAFQCTGRPLSRCAVAAGC, from the coding sequence GTGGCCAGTACGGGCAACGCCGTCCGGGTAACCGGCCCTCAAGAACGCAACGACGTTCCTCATGCAAGTCGAGAAGCTCATCTTCGGATCCTTGTGACATCCATTGACACCCAACACCGGTCGGTGAAGGCCAACGTAACCGGCCGTCGCCAACCGCTGCACCTGCGCGGACCGAATACTTACGAATCGTTGATGACGCGGGCGCCCATCTATACGGCCCCGGCTCTTATCGTGGGAAAGATGCGAGACGGGTTTCATCGACAGCTGGATCTCCTCACCGCCGACATTGCGATGCTCTGTCACTCGGCTGGGATCGCGATGAGTCATGCCACCGAAGCGCTTCTGTGCGCACAGATTTCGGCGGTTGAAGAAGCCGTCGGCGATCACCAACGTATCTCGGCCAAGGCTGCTGAGGTCGAGACCATTGCCTATCGCCTGCTGGCCCTGGAGTCTCCCGTCGCATCCGATTTGCGTGCCGTTGTCACCAGCCTGCAGCACGCCGGCGATGCCGACCGGATGGGCGCGTTGGCGCTACACGTCGCCGAGGCCGCCCGTCGGCGACACCCACAACGTGCTGTGCCCCAAGACATCAGCATCGTCTTCGCCGACATGGCCGCCATCGCGGTGCAGATCGGCAGTGCTGCAAGAGATATCGTGTTGTCCGGCGATCCGGTCCGGGCGAACCAGCTCCGGCGCGACGACGACCGAATAGATTCGCTGCACCGCAATCTGTTCGGCAAGGTGATGGATCCACAATGGCGCCATGGGATTGCAGCCGCGATCGATGTCACGCTGCTGAGTCGTTATTACGAGCGGTTTGCCGACCATGCCGTGGACATCGGGGTGCGCGCGGCCTTTCAGTGCACCGGTCGCCCGCTGTCTCGCTGCGCAGTTGCGGCCGGATGTTGA
- a CDS encoding WhiB family transcriptional regulator, producing the protein MLRLADERAWQSRAKCRDHATDVFFPDRVGRTGLRQREETAKRICRECPVLSVCREHALRLPEDHGVWGAMTAAERSKARATGS; encoded by the coding sequence ATGTTGAGACTCGCGGACGAACGCGCCTGGCAATCGCGAGCGAAATGCCGTGATCATGCCACCGACGTGTTCTTCCCAGATCGCGTCGGCCGCACTGGCCTGCGCCAGCGGGAAGAGACGGCCAAACGGATCTGCCGCGAGTGCCCGGTGCTGTCGGTCTGCCGGGAACACGCACTGCGCTTGCCGGAGGACCACGGTGTCTGGGGTGCGATGACGGCCGCCGAACGAAGCAAGGCGCGGGCAACCGGCAGCTGA
- a CDS encoding glycoside hydrolase family 16 protein, with protein sequence MANMDRRKMMALSGLGVIAAAMPAPVANALPTKPQTPRVPAPAAPQAAVNYVFADEFDGAAGSAPNGSKWTIAKARETFKEPTYWEQPGRIGQYRNDRKNVFLDGKGNLVIRATKEGDAYYGAKLASVWEGGAGHTWEARIKFNCLTPGAWPAFWLGTLGEGELDIVEWYGNGKWPSATTVHAKSNGGEWETHNIAVDSGWHTWRTQWDASGARFWQDYTEGAKPYFEVSASQLPDWPFSQPGYTMFVVLNLAIAGSGGEDPSGGTYPADMLVDYVRVW encoded by the coding sequence ATGGCCAACATGGATCGTCGAAAAATGATGGCGCTGTCGGGTCTGGGCGTGATTGCGGCAGCGATGCCGGCCCCAGTAGCCAATGCCCTCCCGACCAAGCCCCAGACACCGCGTGTTCCCGCCCCGGCGGCGCCGCAGGCTGCGGTGAACTACGTGTTCGCCGATGAATTCGACGGCGCGGCCGGCTCGGCACCGAACGGGTCGAAGTGGACCATCGCCAAGGCCCGCGAAACCTTCAAGGAGCCCACCTACTGGGAACAGCCCGGCCGCATCGGGCAGTACCGCAATGACCGGAAGAACGTCTTCCTCGACGGCAAGGGGAATCTCGTCATCCGGGCCACGAAGGAAGGCGACGCCTACTACGGCGCCAAGCTGGCGAGCGTGTGGGAGGGCGGTGCCGGGCATACCTGGGAAGCCCGGATCAAGTTCAACTGCCTGACCCCGGGAGCCTGGCCGGCGTTCTGGCTGGGCACCCTGGGCGAGGGCGAACTCGACATCGTCGAGTGGTACGGCAACGGCAAATGGCCGTCGGCCACCACCGTGCACGCCAAGTCGAACGGCGGCGAATGGGAAACCCACAACATCGCCGTCGACTCCGGCTGGCACACGTGGCGAACCCAGTGGGACGCCAGCGGCGCGCGTTTCTGGCAGGACTACACCGAAGGTGCGAAGCCCTACTTCGAGGTCTCGGCGAGCCAGCTGCCTGATTGGCCGTTCAGCCAGCCCGGCTACACGATGTTCGTGGTGTTGAACCTGGCGATCGCGGGATCCGGCGGAGAAGACCCCAGCGGGGGTACCTACCCGGCCGACATGCTCGTGGACTACGTGCGGGTCTGGTAA
- a CDS encoding YczE/YyaS/YitT family protein — translation MGSQNMHYWRRAFWALVGVAVLGLGSAVLRVAQVGVDPYTAANIGISNTIGLDLGTYQLISNAVLLIPVFFFGRMYIGIGSIINMVMTGYFVQWFSALLGPLVPADPGRVLQAAMFLVGITLFAAGASMYMTAALGNAPYDAIAPIIVDHTRLPYRVVRVAQDLAFVALALAFHGQVGIGTVMTAFFAGPLIDFFTEKVNKPLMKKDLALLEAFQQRVKTTRWHF, via the coding sequence GTGGGTAGTCAGAACATGCACTACTGGCGACGTGCCTTCTGGGCGCTCGTGGGTGTGGCGGTCCTGGGTCTCGGGTCGGCCGTGTTGCGCGTCGCGCAGGTGGGCGTGGATCCCTACACCGCGGCCAACATCGGCATCAGCAACACGATCGGCCTGGACCTCGGCACGTACCAGCTCATCAGCAACGCCGTGCTGCTGATCCCGGTGTTCTTCTTCGGCCGGATGTATATCGGGATCGGCTCGATCATCAACATGGTCATGACCGGCTACTTCGTTCAATGGTTCTCGGCCTTGCTGGGCCCATTGGTTCCCGCCGATCCCGGACGCGTGCTGCAGGCCGCGATGTTCCTGGTCGGCATCACGTTGTTCGCGGCCGGTGCGTCGATGTACATGACCGCCGCTCTCGGTAACGCCCCCTATGACGCGATCGCGCCGATCATCGTCGACCACACGCGCCTCCCGTACCGGGTGGTGCGCGTGGCCCAGGACCTCGCGTTCGTCGCGTTGGCGTTGGCGTTCCACGGGCAGGTCGGCATCGGAACCGTGATGACCGCGTTCTTCGCCGGCCCGCTGATCGACTTCTTCACCGAGAAGGTCAACAAGCCGCTGATGAAGAAGGACCTGGCGTTACTCGAGGCATTTCAGCAGCGCGTGAAGACCACCCGCTGGCATTTCTGA
- a CDS encoding AAA family ATPase → MGAGSWPAHIPVVTVGRPATARSGVPRPDVTRLLQDRTGLVVVSAPAGYGKTTAVAQWDDADERPFAWARLDNLDNDPAHLLLHLATALNQAKPVDPAVLNYLQGSGRDESQLVPALVRALETCGPIVLVLDDVHELSASAAADTLRAVVDLAPNSTTLVLLGRQIPALDLARRRLQGYVLEIGIPELKLSESEGTAAFAALGAGIDKATITRVLDKCEGWAAGVVMAALALRDGAPADAVTGRHRLVADYLIEEVLSQLEAGTAAFLMESAVLDRFSADELDALLGRTDSAAMLDAIIRSGNMFLVSLDAQGIWYRYHQLFGDLLRARLHDRDPDRFRELAARAADRLAHAGDVDGALTQALAADDRAHAAALVGIDAVRLGFDGRVGVLARRLSLIDEQTFTDYPDAAIARAWLGVATGDAELIQRSLLTASAADTGKPLADGTPSVDVAAALIGSMVGVGGVNEVIRHAETVCGAGDHLVNPWWGAATTMKGSALAMLDAPEQARATLESALPVIEDLPGFQAAALAHLAALDLGDDDLPAAVEHAAAARSIVDSRDLSDMVPMVVVYAVDALVRARRGDVAGARSAVRATERLVDRLGDLSARTALMAHVLVAGTAVEIDDTELCDRHLEEAQRAHRREPEAVGIGQGLDRIRAVSAARAARGARPSLTTAELRLLPYLATHLSLQRIAGELTVGRETLKSQATSIYRKLAVSSRAAAVAEAARLGLLSETARAAARTATASETRRSTPR, encoded by the coding sequence GTGGGAGCAGGATCCTGGCCGGCGCACATTCCGGTGGTGACGGTCGGACGGCCGGCCACCGCGCGTTCTGGTGTTCCCCGCCCCGATGTGACCCGCTTACTGCAGGACCGCACCGGCCTGGTCGTGGTGTCCGCGCCCGCGGGATACGGGAAGACCACCGCGGTGGCGCAGTGGGACGACGCCGATGAACGCCCATTCGCGTGGGCGCGGCTGGACAACCTCGACAACGACCCCGCGCATCTGCTGTTGCACCTGGCCACGGCGCTGAACCAGGCCAAGCCCGTCGACCCGGCGGTGCTGAACTACCTGCAGGGCTCGGGCCGCGACGAATCCCAGCTGGTACCGGCACTCGTCCGGGCACTCGAAACCTGTGGGCCCATCGTGCTGGTGCTCGACGACGTTCACGAGCTGTCGGCGAGTGCGGCCGCAGACACGTTGCGCGCCGTGGTGGACCTGGCCCCGAACTCGACGACGCTGGTGCTTCTCGGCCGGCAGATTCCGGCGCTCGATCTGGCGCGACGCCGACTGCAGGGCTACGTCCTGGAGATCGGCATTCCGGAGCTGAAGCTGTCGGAATCCGAAGGTACGGCCGCGTTCGCGGCCCTGGGTGCCGGGATCGACAAGGCCACGATCACCCGGGTACTCGACAAATGCGAAGGCTGGGCGGCCGGTGTGGTCATGGCGGCGTTGGCATTGCGCGATGGCGCACCCGCCGACGCGGTGACCGGTCGGCACCGGCTGGTGGCCGACTACCTGATCGAGGAAGTGCTCAGTCAGCTCGAAGCAGGCACCGCAGCGTTTCTCATGGAATCAGCGGTGCTGGACAGATTCAGTGCCGACGAGCTCGATGCGTTGCTGGGACGTACCGATTCGGCCGCGATGCTCGACGCGATCATCCGTTCCGGCAACATGTTTCTGGTTTCCCTTGACGCCCAAGGAATCTGGTACCGCTATCACCAACTCTTCGGAGATCTGTTGCGCGCGCGGCTGCATGACCGGGATCCGGACCGGTTCCGCGAACTGGCGGCGAGGGCGGCAGATCGGCTGGCGCACGCCGGTGACGTCGACGGTGCGCTGACGCAGGCGCTGGCTGCCGACGACCGCGCCCACGCGGCGGCGCTGGTGGGTATCGACGCCGTGCGGTTGGGATTCGACGGCCGCGTCGGCGTCCTGGCCCGGCGACTCAGCCTCATCGATGAGCAGACCTTCACCGACTACCCCGACGCGGCGATCGCGCGGGCCTGGCTGGGCGTGGCTACCGGTGACGCCGAGTTGATCCAGCGGTCGCTGTTGACCGCGAGCGCGGCCGATACCGGCAAGCCACTCGCGGACGGCACACCGTCGGTCGATGTGGCTGCGGCGCTCATCGGTTCGATGGTCGGTGTCGGCGGTGTGAATGAGGTCATTCGGCATGCCGAAACCGTCTGTGGCGCAGGTGATCACCTGGTCAACCCGTGGTGGGGTGCAGCCACCACGATGAAAGGCTCCGCCCTGGCCATGCTCGACGCACCCGAGCAGGCGCGGGCCACCCTGGAATCGGCGCTCCCGGTGATCGAAGACCTCCCCGGGTTTCAGGCTGCCGCGCTGGCGCATCTTGCCGCACTGGACCTCGGCGACGACGATCTGCCGGCAGCTGTCGAACACGCCGCGGCCGCGCGCTCGATCGTCGATTCACGAGACCTGTCCGACATGGTCCCGATGGTGGTGGTCTACGCGGTCGACGCCCTGGTCCGGGCCCGGCGCGGCGACGTCGCCGGGGCGCGCTCGGCCGTCCGCGCCACCGAACGGCTCGTCGACCGGCTGGGTGACCTGTCCGCCCGCACCGCCCTGATGGCACATGTGCTGGTCGCCGGCACGGCGGTCGAGATCGACGACACCGAACTGTGCGACCGCCACCTGGAGGAAGCGCAGCGCGCGCACCGGCGCGAGCCCGAGGCCGTCGGCATCGGGCAGGGCCTGGACCGTATTCGGGCTGTGTCGGCGGCCCGCGCGGCCCGTGGCGCCCGGCCGTCGTTGACGACGGCCGAGCTCAGGCTGCTGCCCTACCTGGCCACCCACCTGTCTCTGCAGCGCATTGCCGGTGAGCTGACGGTGGGCCGGGAAACACTGAAAAGCCAGGCCACCTCGATCTACCGCAAGCTCGCCGTCTCCTCCCGCGCCGCCGCAGTGGCCGAGGCGGCGCGGCTGGGACTGCTCAGTGAGACCGCGCGAGCCGCCGCGCGAACGGCAACAGCATCAGAAACTCGGCGATCAACACCACGGTGA
- a CDS encoding bile acid:sodium symporter family protein, giving the protein MNDLLLRGSNIAVVFFVVSSTLAVGLGLTVGQILAPLKNVRLVALSLAANFVLAPLAAFGLWQVFDLDDPLGIGLLLCGLAAGAPFLIKLAEFAKADMAFAVGLMVLLMVVTVAYVPLILPIFVSGAAVNPAQIAMSLVVLMLIPLSAGLLLRARGPGVAARLQPVIAKVSTVSMILVIVFTISAHFNSVLSVFGTFGILAAVIYTVICGGIGWLMGGPGTREVLALGTAQRNAAAAFVVAGQNFDDPKVVVMITVVLIAEFLMLLPFARRLARSH; this is encoded by the coding sequence ATGAACGACCTCCTCTTGCGGGGGTCGAATATCGCCGTCGTCTTCTTCGTCGTATCGAGCACCCTGGCGGTCGGCCTGGGCTTGACCGTCGGCCAGATCTTGGCCCCGCTCAAGAATGTTCGACTGGTCGCGCTGTCGCTGGCCGCGAACTTCGTGCTGGCTCCGCTGGCCGCGTTCGGGCTGTGGCAGGTGTTCGATCTGGACGACCCGCTCGGGATCGGGCTGCTGTTGTGCGGGCTCGCGGCCGGCGCACCGTTCCTGATCAAGCTCGCCGAGTTCGCGAAGGCCGACATGGCCTTCGCGGTGGGCCTGATGGTGCTCCTGATGGTGGTCACAGTGGCCTATGTGCCGCTGATCCTGCCGATCTTCGTCTCGGGCGCCGCGGTCAACCCCGCCCAGATCGCGATGTCGCTCGTGGTACTGATGCTCATCCCGCTGTCCGCCGGCCTGCTGCTGCGGGCCCGCGGTCCCGGCGTGGCCGCCCGCCTTCAGCCGGTGATCGCGAAGGTGTCCACCGTCAGCATGATTCTCGTGATCGTGTTCACGATCTCCGCCCATTTCAACAGCGTGCTGTCGGTTTTCGGCACGTTCGGCATCCTGGCGGCCGTCATCTACACGGTGATCTGTGGCGGGATCGGTTGGCTCATGGGCGGTCCCGGGACACGGGAGGTGCTGGCGCTCGGGACCGCTCAGCGCAACGCCGCCGCGGCGTTCGTAGTCGCCGGCCAGAACTTCGATGATCCGAAGGTCGTCGTGATGATCACCGTGGTGTTGATCGCCGAGTTTCTGATGCTGTTGCCGTTCGCGCGGCGGCTCGCGCGGTCTCACTGA